The genomic window ATCTTGTTCGCCATGCCGATGCAGCAGTTGGCATGCATGGTGCACGCCCTCGCCATGTCGTTGCGGAACAGCTGGCAGAAGCCGCCGAAGTGCGCTGTGTCGAGGAACTGGACGCGTATGCGCAGGTCGCTGTCGGCGCCGGCGAGCTCGTGCTTGATGTTGTTGAAGATGGTCTGCTCGTGGTTCCGCGGGAACCTCCGCCGCGCCGTCCGCCACCGCCGCAGCATCTCCACCGTTCGGTTCGTCGACTTCACGTAGTAGAACCCCGTGTTGGGCCAGCTGCTGAGGTCGTCCGCGTCGCCGGAGAACACGTCGCAGGACGTCGCCATGTCCGCGTGCAGGCCGATGTGCCGGAACGGGTCCCGGAACCACAGGATGTCCACATCCGTGAAGAGGAAGCTGTAGCCGAGCTGGAGCACGCGCTGCTGGAGCTCCAGCTTGGTCCACACCAGCTCCACGTACGCGTCGCTCATGAAGTCGCTCGCAGAGCTCAGGTTCATGGACGTCTTCGTCGTCGGGAGGAGGTAGCAAAACCGGTGCACGCTCCGGCAGTGGCGGTAGGCCATGGGGTCCACGGCGACGATGAGGAGGTGGTCGAGGAAGTGCTCGATCTTCTCGCCGGCGAAGAAGCTCTCACGGAAGAGGCCCAGCAGGGAGCCCGCCCGCGCGAACGCCTCGTTCACCGACGTGATGATCACCGTCCGGTCCTCCGTGGCCACCATGGGCAGAAGCTCAGCCAAACCTGCGAAATTGGACTGGGCATCCTGCAAGCAGTTCACACACTAACGTGTCAATTCATAACCATCATAATTTCCctctaagaatatctctccaaTTTTTGTTACTTGAGTACAGTACTACAGTAGGACGATACTATGAATATAGAACATTTAACGCTGGATATACTTTCCTGGAAAAGATTACACACATTATTGGAGAAATATTTGGTAGTATTAAACTCAAATATTCTCGAAGCATTGAAAAGATTTTATGTGTATCTTGGTAAAAAAAAAATTGCGGGGGGTGTATCTTGGTAATTAATTAAACCCCAATTATATACTTGGTCACTAGTCAATGTTGTATTCCTCCTTCACTCTACTCAGTTATTGTTTCTGATTCCGTCGAGGCAAGTCCTTTTGCACATCCTCATTAAATTTCTAGATCTAGTCGAATCCCACAAAATTTTGATCCATTTTCTAATCAATCAATTGAGAGTTACAGGGCTGATTCGCAGTACTGATCGTGCTACGTTTTGTTTCGTAAAAAAGGCCAGCTTCTAAAATGTCAATCTTCCTTTCGTTATCACGCGCAAATTCATGCtgctcattgaaaaaacttacTCCCTTCATCCAAATATATAGGGTCTAATCCCTTTTTCGAGGTTGCATTTGACCATTGATAAGAATAAACATATATCAGATGTATGATATAAAAACTATATCATTAGAAACTTCTTTCGCATATGAATTTAGTCATATGCTTTGTGTAACATCCATGCCATATGTTATTATTTTAACTTGTGGTCAGAGGTGACCTAAAAAAccgtattaggccctatatatttGGATGGAGTACTGATTTCATAACAATTAGGACAGCTTTCCTGTGTTTCTAGCTAAATCGTGAATTGATCGTCAGTTAATATTGTTTTCCTTATTTACTCTACTCCATTATTGTTTCTACCCCGATAACTCCATTTGCACATCCTAATCATTTTGAGACCCCTTCCAATCCTAGTAAAATATTTGTGAGGATTTAATCATGTTATTAAGTTAATGCCAAATCTGCCAAGAAGTTCTtatatcttttttttttgcgggaagaaTTTCTTAGATCTTAGCCAGCCAAACTTACTCGTCTAATTAGCCTCAAGATTTGCTTTGTTTATCTAAACACCTGGAAAGGACGTTGGAGCTCACTACACCAATAGGGGACTAAATGAACAAGCCTACTTAAAGTgctctttttttctttctaaaatgtATAGTAACTATACTAATTTAACGGCTCAATATGCCCGATGCACAAAAACTTGACTAGCCGCGAGTAAAAAGGCCAGCCTCCTATTCCAAACAAATACACCATGTAATACAAGGGATCTATCTCAACGAGAAACACTGAAACAAAGTGATTATGGGATTCAATCATGTCATATGTGTTTTCATACCGAAATGGAATCATCGAAATGCTACACATCATATGGAAACATGTAAAGAAACCAAATGGAAGTGAGACCAGCACAATGAACTACCTACCTCGTTAGAGTTTCCACTATTTTGTTTTGGTGCTCGCCTTGGAGACGGCATCATTGCATCTAGTGGTGGCCACCTCTGGCTGGCGAGCACCAATAGCAGAAAGAGGGTTATAGTGGTTGCACTCCAAAACTTTACAAACCGATGAAGACTTCCGTCATGGAACTCCATGatgatttccaaaacaaaaaaGAACTTTACCGTGTTGGAGAGATATACCTCCATTGCATTGGATTTATAGGGTGTCCATGACTAATTGGCATGCAGCTAATGCTGGCAGGAGTTAATGACATTATGGTAGCGATTAAAATCGTACTTGGAGATATATGCATGATAAAAGAATAATTATTACCTTCTAAAGATGTAGGCACTTCAGTGTGAGGATATGGACATCTGTAGGTTTCTATGGGTTTTGAGATCTGAGGGTGTCTTCAATCCACAATTTCACAAAGTGGCGGAGACTTATGTCGTGGAACTCATATGGTGATGTGAAACTAAAAAATTAACATTATTTGCATTGCAAAAATCCACTTCGGGTTACATTGTATTTATAAGGCGGTCTATAATGTATGGGTGATGCAAAATATGGATAATGCATGCACAAATCAATTAGATTGAAGCAGTGAGTTGCTGACTAATTGGAAATATATGCATGGTAAACAACAATTATTACCTTCTAGAAATGTAGATATTGGATCTGAATGTCCATAGGTTCCTATGGGTTTTGAGAGGTGAGGGGATACCAAaataaaacaagaagatgggtgagGGGTGATTCCGATGTCATTGCTCCCCTCTCCACCAAACCCTACCCTCGATGCTAAACAATTGTAGATAATAGTGGTGGTAAAATAAGCACCATTCACCTTCTACCTTGGGGTTACCTTGTCGGTCCTTTCTTGTCTGGTTCAGCAATAATCACTAGATTTTGAAGTTTTGTGGTGGTAGACTTTGTTAATTTGTCAAACCATGGGTTGCAATCCCCCTAACTCACCTAATGGTATTGTGATATGCCTGTAGGATTTGCTTCTTACAAAAAAGACAATGTCATCATATCAATCGGTGACAACTCCGGTTGGTGAGCACTAACAGGAAGAGGAGAGAAAGGGAGGTTGCAATCCGCAGCTTGATGAAAGTACCCCATGGTGATGTGGAACATGAACTCCATGGTATTGGGATCGCCATCGCAAGCCCAAAGGCACACTTTTGGGCCAGTTTTGGGAGGGGAGGGATATGACCAAGGGTTCTAGGGAGTTACGAAATCGTGAATGATCTCTCGTCCTTGCCGAGCACCTTatttatggccgaaacaaaaatatTTACAAAAGTATCCCTACAATGATGCTCGGATCTTAAGGGTATTTGAGAGATTTTTTGTTTGCATCTTACTCCCGGGTCCTTCTTGATGATTTCAAGGCGGTATTTGTGGAGCCAGCGTGAGACGTACTATGATGACATCATGGTCGTACAAGGCCGTAACTCTTGAACTAAAAGAGAGATAGGACCCGGGCAAGTCGGGCCGCGTCCCGGGTCTTGACACCAAAATCCTTTCACAACGGTAGCACTATTTGCTACTTCGTGGCACTATTTTCCATGTTTAGCCCGGGATTGGCCTTGGGCCTAACCCCATCCTAGCTCCGTCGGTGTCGCTGAAGAGAGACAAAGCATGTTTGGTGTCGTTCACGCGTAAAGTTGTGCTCCCTTTGATATAGGTATTAGAACAATTTAAATAAATGTTTTAGTGGCTATAGTTTGTTTCATGTAATTCTTTATTTGGAATGTAGGACTGTGGTTGTAACAAAACACCTATCACCCAAAATCTAACTTGAGTCGGCCCCCTTTCTTTAGGCTACAGATTCCTGAGAATCATTGTGACTATGGATTCCCGAGAACCAGTTTCTAGGTGTGAATTCTCGAGAATCAGAAGCAAGTTGTTTGCTTACCATATTGTTGGACAGGTGTAGGAATTGTTGGGTTTTTTAAATGTCAGTAATGTCCCTGAAAGTTGGATATGATGTTTATATGCTGATACGCACAAATTAAGCTGTTTCGAGTGGTTAAAATGGAAAATTGTTGTTTAACCGTATGTGACATATCTTGTGTCTACAAATGTCATGATCATGGAAACATTTCATTCAAAGTATGCATATGAAACATAACATCCAAAATATGCACCAACCTTCATTCTTACATGCAAAACATATCATCCAAAATATCCACCAACCATCATTCCTACATATGACACGTACGTATCATCCAAAATATGCATTAACCATCCGCCAACAAGACATTATCAATTGCCTCACGAGTTGATTGAGGTTACTGTTGTTCTTATGATCATGTTAAAATCGCCACCAAGGAGCCAGGGTCCAGCCATCATGTCACAAAGGTCATAGAGCTCCGCGAGGAAGGCTAGCTTCTCATCATCCCCTTGGGGGCATCTCATACTATCACTCGCTTGGGTTTCAAGATCATATGTCATACACTATTTGTGGGTTTGCATTCTCATGATGCGACATGAACACCCAAACCTTCTGAGCAAACTACAAGCTGACGACATAAACCTCGATCTTGTCTTACGCACAACTGCAGACACATTTGTACATCTCAAAAGGAAATGGTCGATTACATGTGCATCGCTATCAACCAATCATCAGTGGATGCATATCCCAGGGACCTTCCACCGCACGGGGCCGCGCCGGCGCTGTGCGTCGTCCATCCCCCTATACACGCGCCACTCCTTCATCAGGTTCCCGAGGTCATGGAGCTTGGCGGCGAGGCCGACGCAGCAGTTGGCGTGCATGGTGTAGAGCGTGTTGAAGTCCCGGGTGTTGTTGCAGAACCCGGCGTTGTGCACCGTGTCGAGGAACTGCACCCGGAGCCCGCGCTTGTCGACCAGCTCGAACTTGATCTCGTTGAACACCTGCTGCTCGTGCTTCCCCGGGAAGGACAGCCTCGCCGCCCGCCACGCCTCGAAGACGCCCACCATGAGCGCGCTCGACCTCACGTACAGGAACCCCGTGTTCGGGGCGTTCACGGGGCTGTACGGGTCCCCGAAGTAGAAGTCCGACGAGGTCACCATGTGTGCCGCCACCGACATCCGCTCGAATGGGTTGCGGAACCACATGATGTCCACATCCTACATCATCAGGTTGAAATGCAACAAAAGTTTTAGGGGTGCGATAATATAATGGAGGATATACAGAAAGTTTGAGAATACTTACATAAATCTAAAAGGCATATATAATCTGTGTATCTAATCTAATAAAAAGAATAAAATATCTTAGAGATTTCTCACAAACTTACACGTACGgcctatttttttaaaaaaattccacCACACATGTTGTATTTTGGTAGGATGTGTACCCCACATATTTGAGAGGTACGAAATGCTAAGCTAATAAGCCTCAAGTTTTTTGTTAGCAAGTGTGAGAGGGGTGTTTATGCAAAAATGTGGTCACATTGGACTGGTTCTTGGCATCCATTTTTTGATTTGTCTTCTTTGTTTAGGCAAAGTGGCAAACTGTGCCACCTGCTCCGGCGACGAATACTACGTACCGTGAAGAGGAAGTTGTAGCCGAGCTCGAGGATCCTCTGCTGCAGCCGGACCTTGCTCCACACCAGGTCCAGGTAGTCCTTGCTCATGAACACCTTCTCGTCCGAGAGGTCCTTGCCGCCGACCAGGGGCGGCAGGAGGTAGCAGTGCGGGTGCACGGCCCGGCACCGCTCCAGCGCCCCGGTGTCGAGGGCCACGACGAGGAGGTGATCCACGAAGTGCGCGATCCGCTCCCCGGCGCGGAAGCTCTCGAGCAAGAGGTCCAGCAGCGAGCCCTCGGCCGCCCACGCCTCGTTCACCGACGTCATGATCACCGTTTTGTGCTCGTCCGCCACCGtccgcagcagccgctccagcTCGTCCTCCGCCGCCTGCCGGACCAAATTAAACATCAGAGATGCTAAAGGAAAAGTACAGATAACTAACTTAGCAAGAATCGCAAGCTTTGGAAACCTGGCTAGTGTTGTGGCTGGCCTCCTGAGGGGAGGCAACGCCGTCGACCTTGCTTGCGCTCGTGTGGTTAGCCTCCTGCTCCTGGGCAGGAGCAACCGGCGCCGCCATGGTTCCATTGACCCAGCTGGATATGCCGGCCGAGGACGGCCCGGCCCCGATCCCGTCCGAGGACATGAAGAAGATGAGCACCCCGGCGACGGACGCCCCGAGGAGGAGCGACACGAGCTGGTTCAGCAGGTTGGGCTGGATCCCCATCATGTATGCGATGCGTGTGTGTCTGCACGAGAATCGCCAGCAGGAGCAGAGAGAAGACTCGGGATGATGACGAAAAGCGGAGTGCCGTCCGGGAGAACTGATCGTCGGCAGGGACAGGGAAAATAAATAATCAGGAGGAGGGCGAGAAGGGGAGGGAAACTGCTTAGCAGCTCATGCTGTGTCTACCTACTTTAATTAACTCTGAATCTGGTGTTAGCTGGGTCTGGGAGGTTGATATATTCAAACCGGGACACTGCCCAATCGGACCGTTTCTACATGGTCACAGTATATGCACAGACGGTGCAACGTGCGCGCGGTGCCCTTCTCATGTCATGTGATGTGAGAAGTCAGAGTCCGCCTCCTGGCTTTGACAGGGAGACGGCGAATGTGCTATATTCTTCAGCTCTTGCTCCATGTGTGTGTATGCCGTCAGAATTCAGAAACTCTCTTGATCTAGTTGGCTTCGATAGGGAAATGACCAATGTGCGGCGCTCTTCGGTACTAGTTGGATCTAATGCTCAATCAGGAACCTTCATGGTCTAGTTGGTTTCGATGGGGAGATGGCCAGTGTGCCGTGCTCTTCAGCGGTACTCGGTGGAACTGTCGCTCCATGTGTATAATACATGACACCAGAAACTCACCACTGGGAGTGAAACGTTGTATTTTTGTACTCAGCTGCGCATTCCTCCATTCATTCACATGTGCAGCTGTTCATTCTTTGTGCAAGCACAGTAAAAATGGCTCTTTCGCATGAGACGGGCCTGCAATTCATATGTAAGCAGCTGCTGCTTCTTCTACTGTTCTTGACAATAATACAACTGAGTACTGACTGCTTACTGAAGAATT from Triticum aestivum cultivar Chinese Spring chromosome 3B, IWGSC CS RefSeq v2.1, whole genome shotgun sequence includes these protein-coding regions:
- the LOC123067758 gene encoding uncharacterized protein At4g15970-like, yielding MEDAQSNFAGLAELLPMVATEDRTVIITSVNEAFARAGSLLGLFRESFFAGEKIEHFLDHLLIVAVDPMAYRHCRSVHRFCYLLPTTKTSMNLSSASDFMSDAYVELVWTKLELQQRVLQLGYSFLFTDVDILWFRDPFRHIGLHADMATSCDVFSGDADDLSSWPNTGFYYVKSTNRTVEMLRRWRTARRRFPRNHEQTIFNNIKHELAGADSDLRIRVQFLDTAHFGGFCQLFRNDMARACTMHANCCIGMANKISDLRDVLGQWRNYTVMAPAEKMKAKAAGRSFQWRVPAKCGTPDKRPQ
- the LOC123066210 gene encoding uncharacterized protein At1g28695 is translated as MMGIQPNLLNQLVSLLLGASVAGVLIFFMSSDGIGAGPSSAGISSWVNGTMAAPVAPAQEQEANHTSASKVDGVASPQEASHNTSQAAEDELERLLRTVADEHKTVIMTSVNEAWAAEGSLLDLLLESFRAGERIAHFVDHLLVVALDTGALERCRAVHPHCYLLPPLVGGKDLSDEKVFMSKDYLDLVWSKVRLQQRILELGYNFLFTDVDIMWFRNPFERMSVAAHMVTSSDFYFGDPYSPVNAPNTGFLYVRSSALMVGVFEAWRAARLSFPGKHEQQVFNEIKFELVDKRGLRVQFLDTVHNAGFCNNTRDFNTLYTMHANCCVGLAAKLHDLGNLMKEWRVYRGMDDAQRRRGPVRWKVPGICIH